CTGGTGCTCCAGCTGGAGGGCGCCTCCCGGGTGCGGGTCGGCCCGGACGGGCCGCCCGCGCCGGAGGCCGCCCGCCGGTGGCGGATCTCGCCGGTGCACAGCGGCGGCGGGATCTTCCACGTGGTGAGCGAGGACAACGAGCGGCGCCTCGACGTCGCGAACGCGTCGACGGACAGCGGCGCGCGGGTGCAGGTGTGGCGGGCCAACGCCTTCGGCGCGCAGGAGTGGATCGTCGAGGAGCACCTCGACGATCCCGGGGTGGTGTCCCTGATCGCCTGCATCAGCGGCCTGCCGCTGGAGTCGGACGGGGCGGGGCGCGTCCGGCAGGGCGAGGACACCGACTCCCCGACGCAGTGGTGGCGCCTGGAGCCGGTGTAGCCCGGCGGCGCGGAGCCGCGCGCGCCCGTCAGACGCGTACGAAGCCGCGTACGCGGTACGTCGGCTCCGCGCGCG
Above is a genomic segment from Streptomyces sp. NBC_01233 containing:
- a CDS encoding RICIN domain-containing protein, which produces MNLPEGLYRIRNVDSGLVLQLEGASRVRVGPDGPPAPEAARRWRISPVHSGGGIFHVVSEDNERRLDVANASTDSGARVQVWRANAFGAQEWIVEEHLDDPGVVSLIACISGLPLESDGAGRVRQGEDTDSPTQWWRLEPV